The following are encoded together in the Microtus pennsylvanicus isolate mMicPen1 chromosome 8, mMicPen1.hap1, whole genome shotgun sequence genome:
- the LOC142855755 gene encoding taste receptor type 2 member 140-like yields the protein MSYILHVTLTFILSVEFIIGNLGNVFMALVNILDWVKKRKISSVDQILTALAISRIFLIWSLIVHLLVSSIYTTLMMPGKVMRIIKIFWTVTNHFSIWFATCLSIFYFLKIANFSSYIFLYLKWRVKKVILVTLFISLLILVLNILIIDTHIDVWIDGHEANVSYSTITGNLAEFSRLVLLVNTMFTFTPFTASLTLFLLLIFSLWRHLKNMQHNTKGSRDVSTTAHIKALHTVVTFLLLYMIFFLSHLSLCWNADFKHRSHIVLFLQIMGIAFPSIHSCVLILENRKLSQSLLSVPLWMSHSLLGYCTFWGLRWDTAPSGDFAGILHLLGTSLGARISPALHARTGSSSGQGSTACNQPTWDEPPLGNRRGSCSIFKNYFFISH from the exons ATGAGTTATATTCTGCATGTCacattaacatttattttaagtgtCGAATTCATAATAGGAAACTTAGGAAATGTATTCATGGCACTGGTGAACATCCTGGACTGGgtcaagaaaagaaagatctCTTCGGTGGATCAGATCCTCACTGCTCTGGCCATTTCCAGAATCTTTCTGATCTGGTCATTAATTGTACATTTATTGGTTTCATCCATCTACACGACTTTGATGATGCCTGGAAAAGTGATGAGAATTATCAAAATTTTCTGGACAGTGACCAATCATTTCAGCATCTGGTTTGCTACATGTCTCagcatcttttattttctcaaaatagcTAATTTTTCAagctatatttttctttatttgaagtgGAGAGTAAAAAAGGTAATATTAGTGACATTGTTTATATCTTTACTCATCctggttttaaacattttaatcatAGACACACATATTGATGTCTGGATTGATGGACATGAAGCAAATGTGTCCTACAGTACTATCACAGGTAACTTGGCTGAATTTTCTAGACTTGTTTTACTTGTCAACACTATGTTCACATTCACTCCATTCACTGCATCTCTGACATTGTTTCtcctgctcatcttctccctgtggAGACATCTGAAGAACATGCAACACAACACCAAAGGCTCCAGAGATGTCAGCACCACAGCCCACATAAAGGCCTTGCACACTGTGGTCACCTTCCTGTTACTGtatatgattttctttctgtctcatcttTCACTATGCTGGAATGCTGACTTTAAGCATAGAAGTcacatagttttgtttttacagataaTGGGAATTGCTTTCCCCTCAATCCATTCATGTGTCCTGATCCTAGAGAACAGGAAACTGAGTCAGTCCTTGCTTTCTGTGCCATTGTGGATGAG CCACTCGCTGCTGGGATACTGCACCTTCTGGGGACTTCGCTGGGATACTGCACCTTCTGGGGACTTCGCTGGGATACTGCACCTTCTGGGGACTTCGCTGGGAGCCAGGATCAGCCCAGCGCTGCATGCCCGGACTGGCAGCTCTTCTGGACAGGGATCCACTGCTTGCAACCAGCCCACCTGGGACGAGCCACCTCTTGGGAACCGcaggggatcttgcagcatttttaaaaactatttttttatcaGTCATTAA
- the LOC142855754 gene encoding taste receptor type 2 member 140-like: MDWVKRRKISFTDQILTTLAISRIFLLFSLTASLFVSERLPAIRITRRIVKQICISWTATNHFSIWLATCLSIFYFLKIASFSNSIFLHLKWRVKKIVSGTLLASLLFLFLNILVINTHTDIFIYSIETNASFSVISSNYSQVHRLVLLTNTMFTLIPFTVTLTVFLLLIFSLWRHLKSMRYNAKGSRDVSTAAHIRALQMVVTFLLLYAVFSLSLLLQFCNIIYKQKNSVSLLFWTIGVAFPSGHSYVLILGNTKLRQAFISMVWWLRCRLSDVKPPVS; this comes from the coding sequence ATGGACTGGGTAAAGAGGAGAAAGATATCTTTCACAGATCAGATCTTGACTACTCTGGCAATTTCCAGAATTTTTTTGCTCTTTTCATTAACTGCAAGCTTATTTGTATCTGAACGGCTTCCAGCCATAAGAATAACTAGAAGAATTGTGAAACAAATTTGTATTTCCTGGACAGCAACCAATCATTTCAGTATCTGGCTTGCTACTTGTCTCAGCATCTTCTATTTTCTCAAGATAGCCAGTTTTTCAAACTCTATTTTCCTTCATCTAAAGTGGAGagttaaaaaaatagtttcaggGACACTGTTGGCATCTCTGCTcttcttgtttttaaacattttagtcataaacacacacactgatattTTCATTTACAGCATTGAAACAAATGCATCCTTCAGTGTTATCTCAAGTAATTATTCTCAAGTTCATAGGCTCGTTTTACTCACCAACACTATGTTCACACTCATCCCCTTCACTGTGACCCTGACCGTGTTTCtcctgctcatcttctccctttggCGACATCTGAAGAGCATGCGGTACAATGCCAAAGGATCCAGAGATGTCAGCACTGCGGCCCACATAAGGGCTCTGCAGATGGTGGTCACCTTCCTGTTACTGTATGCcgttttttctctgtctcttcttttgcAGTTTTGTAACATTATATATAAGCAGAAAAATtcagtttctctgcttttctggACTATTGGAGTTGCTTTCCCTTCTGGCCACTCATATGTCTTGATCCTGGGAAACACTAAACTTAGACAGGCATTTATTTCCATGGTGTGGTGGCTGAGGTGTAGGCTCAGTGATGTGAAGCCCCCAGTTTCCTAA